In a genomic window of Lathamus discolor isolate bLatDis1 chromosome 4, bLatDis1.hap1, whole genome shotgun sequence:
- the LOC136013445 gene encoding organic solute transporter subunit alpha-like isoform X2, translating into MTLIANLVFIEEVVYIYKKIPSSKRSIIIWVNAAAPVIATTSCTGMWIPRSTMFTDFTAAVFFAIVIHKFLMMMIKDCGGQKLLLKRFENGHFKISTGPCCCCCLCLPHVRITRRSLFWLKLGTFQFALLRPVLMFLSVVLWTNGNYILYNASTKGAAIWISCVVGVLTIIALWPVAIMFQQVRTLLICKKIIPKFALYQFIVILNHLQTSIINILATQRIIPCAPPLSSSARGAYMTQQLLIMEMFLITLISRVVYRRKYDDLEPPECKAEEAGDNKQTPKIILNGTVSEDGLPRV; encoded by the exons ATGACGCTAATTGCCAACCTGGTGTTTATAGAGGAAGTGGTCTACATCTACAAGAAAATCCCCTCCTCCAAAAGATCAATCATCATTTGGGTTAATGCTGCAGCTCCA GTGATCGCTACTACTTCATGCACTGGCATGTGGATTCCTCGCTCAACAATGTTTACAgatttcacagcagcagt ATTTTTTGCCATAGTTATCCACAAGTtcctgatgatgatgattaaaGATTGTGGAGGTCAAAAGCTGCTCCTCAAGCGGTTTGAAAATGGTCACTTCAAGATCAGCACcggtccctgctgctgctgctgcctttgcctcccTCATGTGCGCATCACTAG GCGAAGCCTCTTTTGGCTGAAGCTGGGCACCTTTCAGTTCGCTCTCCTTCGACCTGTGCTCATGTTTTTATCAGTAGTGCTTTGGACTAATGGCAATTACATCCTTTACAAt GCATCAACCAAAGGAGCTGCAATATGGATTAGCTGTGTGGTTGGTGTCCTCACCATTATTGCTCTGTGGCCAGTTGCAATCATGTTTCAGCAAGTTAGGACTCTCCTTATCTGTAAGAAGATCATCCCAAAGTTTGCTCTTTATCAG TTTATTGTCATTCTAAACCACCTGCAGACATCCATTATCAACATCTTGGCCACACAAAGAATCATTCCCTGTGCTCCACCACTCTCCTCTTCAGCAAGAGGAGCAT ATATgacccagcagctcctcataATGGAAATGTTTCTGATAACCCTCATCTCAAGGGTGGTCTATCGGAGAAAATATGACGACCTAGAGCCTCCGGAGTGTAAGGCTGAAGAAGCTGGGGACAACAAGCAGACTCCAAAGATTATCCTGAATGGCACAGTTAGTGAAGATGGATTGCCAAGGGTTTAG
- the LOC136013445 gene encoding organic solute transporter subunit alpha-like isoform X1 codes for MDAEANGTLHPSCGASEPPYSQELLQSLDLPGRFLFAILTLMTLIANLVFIEEVVYIYKKIPSSKRSIIIWVNAAAPVIATTSCTGMWIPRSTMFTDFTAAVFFAIVIHKFLMMMIKDCGGQKLLLKRFENGHFKISTGPCCCCCLCLPHVRITRRSLFWLKLGTFQFALLRPVLMFLSVVLWTNGNYILYNASTKGAAIWISCVVGVLTIIALWPVAIMFQQVRTLLICKKIIPKFALYQFIVILNHLQTSIINILATQRIIPCAPPLSSSARGAYMTQQLLIMEMFLITLISRVVYRRKYDDLEPPECKAEEAGDNKQTPKIILNGTVSEDGLPRV; via the exons ATGGACGCTGAGGCCAACGGGACCCTGCACCCGTCCTGCGGCGCCAGCGAGCCGCCCTACTCGCAGGAGCTTCTCCAGA GCCTTGACCTACCAGGGAGATTTCTCTTTGCAATCTTGACTCTGATGACGCTAATTGCCAACCTGGTGTTTATAGAGGAAGTGGTCTACATCTACAAGAAAATCCCCTCCTCCAAAAGATCAATCATCATTTGGGTTAATGCTGCAGCTCCA GTGATCGCTACTACTTCATGCACTGGCATGTGGATTCCTCGCTCAACAATGTTTACAgatttcacagcagcagt ATTTTTTGCCATAGTTATCCACAAGTtcctgatgatgatgattaaaGATTGTGGAGGTCAAAAGCTGCTCCTCAAGCGGTTTGAAAATGGTCACTTCAAGATCAGCACcggtccctgctgctgctgctgcctttgcctcccTCATGTGCGCATCACTAG GCGAAGCCTCTTTTGGCTGAAGCTGGGCACCTTTCAGTTCGCTCTCCTTCGACCTGTGCTCATGTTTTTATCAGTAGTGCTTTGGACTAATGGCAATTACATCCTTTACAAt GCATCAACCAAAGGAGCTGCAATATGGATTAGCTGTGTGGTTGGTGTCCTCACCATTATTGCTCTGTGGCCAGTTGCAATCATGTTTCAGCAAGTTAGGACTCTCCTTATCTGTAAGAAGATCATCCCAAAGTTTGCTCTTTATCAG TTTATTGTCATTCTAAACCACCTGCAGACATCCATTATCAACATCTTGGCCACACAAAGAATCATTCCCTGTGCTCCACCACTCTCCTCTTCAGCAAGAGGAGCAT ATATgacccagcagctcctcataATGGAAATGTTTCTGATAACCCTCATCTCAAGGGTGGTCTATCGGAGAAAATATGACGACCTAGAGCCTCCGGAGTGTAAGGCTGAAGAAGCTGGGGACAACAAGCAGACTCCAAAGATTATCCTGAATGGCACAGTTAGTGAAGATGGATTGCCAAGGGTTTAG